From a single Aggregatilinea lenta genomic region:
- a CDS encoding tetratricopeptide repeat protein encodes MITEQETSPARMRQWQDRVQRARQNDDPQGIVFALTNLALALFEAEDYEAGIAAFDEALSLAAHLDDRTVQVQVLSAQAVAFQDIERYHTAYEAVAQIARIADALNDRGIKCDALLTEAQILVRSGEPVIALQKLGHARRLAEQLGDKRRQMSAAAVMGNVSIASAALDDAAAYIQRACTLAQDLADAPAEAEHLVNLGTVLKWQDRYAEAIEPFKQALAVKGERDLPGIELIALRGLVECYASFSDAARVVELAGRAIPLAQALGDHTAAFALLESRALAAFRLENVVLAHDTLKDALALARSISDANKELNLLISFGESCRMSGQLDAALDLYRQALDAARRLQRTKDEAYLVGRIGVTYAEQGQPAEALRYHTQALELARQAELSELEGEQLCMLALAYVDLDLAEQAADCGTQAIDVYTRSQNEPGKERAQALLDEIKVLG; translated from the coding sequence ATGATCACAGAGCAAGAGACGTCACCGGCGCGTATGCGCCAGTGGCAGGATCGAGTCCAACGCGCGCGCCAGAACGACGATCCTCAGGGGATCGTCTTCGCGTTGACCAACCTGGCGCTGGCGCTGTTCGAGGCGGAAGACTACGAGGCGGGCATCGCGGCGTTCGACGAGGCGCTGTCGTTGGCCGCACACCTGGACGATCGTACGGTTCAGGTGCAGGTCCTGAGCGCGCAAGCGGTGGCCTTCCAGGATATCGAGCGCTATCACACGGCCTACGAGGCGGTGGCCCAGATCGCGCGGATCGCGGACGCTCTGAACGACCGGGGCATTAAGTGCGATGCGCTGCTCACCGAGGCGCAGATCCTGGTGCGATCCGGCGAGCCGGTGATCGCGCTTCAGAAGCTCGGCCACGCGCGGCGGCTCGCGGAGCAGTTGGGCGACAAGCGGCGGCAAATGAGCGCCGCTGCCGTGATGGGTAACGTCAGCATTGCATCGGCGGCGCTGGACGATGCGGCGGCTTACATTCAACGAGCATGCACGCTCGCGCAGGACCTGGCCGACGCCCCGGCAGAGGCGGAGCATCTGGTCAACCTGGGTACGGTGCTCAAGTGGCAGGACCGCTATGCCGAGGCGATTGAGCCGTTCAAGCAGGCGTTGGCCGTCAAGGGCGAGCGCGACCTGCCGGGCATCGAGCTGATCGCGCTGCGTGGGCTGGTTGAGTGTTACGCCAGCTTCAGCGATGCGGCGCGTGTCGTCGAGCTGGCCGGGCGTGCCATCCCGCTGGCCCAGGCTCTGGGCGATCACACGGCGGCCTTCGCGCTGTTGGAATCGCGGGCGCTGGCGGCGTTCCGGCTGGAGAACGTGGTGCTGGCGCACGACACGTTGAAGGATGCCCTCGCGCTGGCTCGATCGATTTCTGACGCGAATAAAGAGCTGAACCTGTTGATCAGTTTCGGCGAGTCGTGCCGGATGTCCGGCCAGCTCGACGCGGCTCTGGATCTTTATCGTCAGGCATTGGACGCGGCGCGGCGGCTTCAGCGAACCAAAGACGAAGCGTATCTGGTGGGACGGATCGGCGTCACGTATGCCGAGCAGGGACAGCCCGCCGAAGCGCTGCGCTATCACACGCAGGCTCTGGAACTGGCGCGGCAGGCGGAATTATCTGAGTTGGAAGGCGAACAGTTGTGTATGCTGGCGCTGGCGTATGTGGATCTGGACCTGGCCGAGCAGGCCGCCGATTGCGGGACCCAGGCCATCGATGTGTATACGCGCAGTCAAAATGAGCCGGGGAAAGAACGCGCCCAGGCGCTGCTGGACGAGATCAAGGTGCTGGGATAG
- a CDS encoding 4Fe-4S dicluster domain-containing protein, which produces MSAEQKTSLGLSRRSFLKVAGLAGVAAQAGGLVAAGVNAGSSADSYTGWESFNPATQFFNRGPFEFDGPAHVAVSEARRPSMTTDYVFGRVATFQAALNTHGSWTLDEPLEELDLPEKLIEFYREFPERVEWDYKTITETIPTNSQDRQQFGNYYLLAEAYSAGFESHRNFLPKPAAPPEISDFQKPGINKAEPEDSDMIGDAVPFKTPTLASEFIKEIAHRYGATLCRITKTNPDWIYSEGWRGCPADYDFSEMPAHWEYAIVVGVPMEWDTIMSSPQGSTSYEGYDRVSTAALRLENCLKYLGYPARTHSPFANYDLIVPPHAIEAGMGEVGRTGYCITPELGGNCRMAVVTTSLPMEIDRPISYGVEEFCKKCKLCAESCPSGAISMEDDYDGMVLRGYEHWYINNGACYNYWRESLGPMGCRLCVATCPFSRKDNWLHDVARTLDPRDPTGLVSSGLLFLQKNFFDYPDAIEYRRQPDGTFASFRPEPTWLHSDRYLDINIVNPHERG; this is translated from the coding sequence ATGAGTGCAGAACAAAAAACATCTCTTGGCCTTTCTCGCCGCAGCTTTTTGAAGGTTGCCGGGCTTGCGGGTGTTGCCGCGCAAGCCGGTGGTCTGGTTGCGGCGGGCGTCAACGCGGGATCGAGCGCTGACTCGTACACCGGGTGGGAATCGTTCAACCCCGCGACGCAGTTCTTTAACCGGGGGCCGTTCGAGTTCGACGGCCCGGCGCACGTGGCGGTCAGCGAAGCGCGCCGCCCCAGCATGACGACCGACTACGTGTTCGGGCGCGTGGCCACGTTCCAGGCGGCACTCAACACGCACGGGAGCTGGACGCTGGACGAGCCGCTGGAAGAGCTGGATCTGCCCGAAAAGCTGATCGAGTTCTACCGGGAATTTCCTGAGCGCGTCGAGTGGGACTACAAGACGATCACCGAAACCATCCCCACCAACTCGCAGGACCGGCAGCAGTTCGGCAATTATTACCTGCTGGCAGAGGCGTACTCCGCCGGGTTCGAGTCGCACCGCAACTTCCTGCCCAAGCCCGCCGCGCCGCCCGAAATCTCGGACTTTCAGAAGCCCGGTATCAACAAGGCCGAGCCGGAAGATAGCGACATGATCGGGGATGCGGTTCCGTTCAAAACTCCGACGCTGGCGTCCGAGTTCATCAAGGAAATCGCGCACCGCTACGGCGCGACTCTGTGCCGGATTACCAAGACCAACCCCGACTGGATCTACAGCGAAGGCTGGCGGGGCTGCCCGGCGGACTATGACTTCTCCGAGATGCCCGCGCACTGGGAATATGCCATCGTGGTGGGCGTGCCAATGGAGTGGGACACGATCATGTCCAGCCCGCAGGGGTCGACCAGCTACGAGGGCTACGACCGCGTCTCGACGGCGGCGCTGCGCCTGGAAAACTGCCTGAAGTACCTGGGCTATCCGGCTCGCACGCACTCGCCGTTCGCGAACTATGACTTGATCGTGCCCCCGCACGCGATCGAGGCTGGTATGGGCGAAGTGGGCCGCACCGGCTATTGCATCACGCCTGAGCTGGGCGGCAACTGCCGTATGGCAGTTGTGACCACCAGCCTGCCGATGGAAATCGACCGGCCCATCAGCTACGGCGTGGAAGAGTTCTGCAAGAAGTGTAAGCTGTGCGCGGAGTCCTGCCCGTCCGGCGCGATCTCGATGGAAGATGACTACGACGGCATGGTGCTGCGCGGCTACGAGCACTGGTACATCAACAACGGCGCGTGCTACAACTACTGGCGCGAGTCGCTTGGCCCGATGGGCTGTCGTCTGTGTGTGGCGACCTGCCCCTTCAGCCGTAAAGACAACTGGCTGCACGACGTGGCGCGCACGCTGGACCCGCGCGATCCCACGGGGCTGGTCAGCAGCGGCCTGCTGTTCCTCCAGAAGAACTTCTTTGACTACCCGGACGCGATCGAATACCGCCGCCAGCCTGATGGCACGTTTGCCAGCTTCCGCCCGGAGCCGACCTGGCTGCATTCCGACCGTTATCTGGACATCAACATAGTGAATCCCCACGAAAGAGGCTGA